The genomic interval CGGCGGACTCGCTGAAACAGGAGCTCCGCGAGTCCATCGACGACCTGCACCTCACGACGAGCGACGCCGGAAACGCCTACGCCCGCACGCAGGTTCGCGAGCGCGGCGAGGAACTGATCGACGAGCGATTCTAACCACCCGCAGCCACTAGCCCCTACCACATCCAATGCGATACACCACCTTCGACGAAGACGAGGAGTCCGGAACAGTCGTCGCGCGACCCAAGAGCCAGACCGACTCGGCGGTTCGATTCGAGTTCGGTTTCGCCGAGTGGGCTGACGAAGACAGCGGCAACTGGGAGGAGTTGCTCGCCCATCTCATGGAAGAGGTGCTCGGCGGCGAAGAGCTCTCCATCGACCAAGACGGCAACGCGGTCATCGACGTCAACGAAGCCGCACAGACCCTCGCAGAAAGCGACCACGCCCGCAGCGAGGACTCGGCTCGCGCCATCATCGACTACCTCGGGCACAACGACATCGTCTCGATCGAGAGCTCCACCGTGACGGTCCTCCGTCCGCCACACACCTACGACGAGGACGAGATGGACCGGGCGGTGAAGATGTACAGTAACTGGGCGGCGGCCTTCGACACGCTCACAGAGCGGATCGAAACGGCGGTCGGCCGGGTCGAGGAGGCACAAGAGCGACTCACCTCACGGGCCGAGGAGACGACCGACGTGACCGAACACCTCCAGAACCTTCGAGAAAAGCGCGAGGAGTACAAACAGGAGATGCTGTCGGTCGCCGGCGATCGCGATATCTCAGACCTCGAAGAGGAAGAGCGCCGGAAGTTCGATCACGCCCGCGAACAGTATTACCACTACGACAACCTCGTCGAGCAGGAGGAGAAACAGGGCGACACGATCCCGAATCCGAACCCCGACCAGATGGACCTCGGGGAGATCATCGATCAGCTCGAGTCGACGAAAGACCAGTTCTCGATCGAACAGGAGCGCCTTCGCGATCGGATCCGTACGCAGCAACTGTGGCCGACCGAGGCCGTCGCGGCATCTGAGCAGTTCACAAACGTGCTCTCGGCGATGGGCAACGTCGTCCCGAAGCAAGAGCGGATGGAAGAGGAGGACCCGCAGAACTTCCTCGACGACCTCCGCGGCAACTCCGACGAGATGGAAAAGTTGAACGAGTCGTCTCAGGCGATCACCCAAGAGGACGCCGGGACGGAGACGATCACGGAGTCGTGACGATGTCGGCCGGGATCCGATCGAGCGGCGACGCGGCCGCGGTGGTGTGCTCGATCCGCCGACCCGCGGCGCGGCGAGGCGGGAGGTAGCCGCGTGACACGTCCCGTTCGCGCAGAACCGTGGGTCGAGCACGTGGCAGCCATCGAGGAGACCAGCGAACGGATCCTTTCGTGGACGTCGCCGCCCGAACCACGGGAAGTCTGGGCAGCGATCGCTTCGTTCGACGGGTCGCTGCGCGGACTGGGGACGCTGCTTGCGGACGCGTTACCCCTCCCGGTACCCGCCACAGTCGACGACGGACGCGTCGCCGCGGCAGTCGAGCAGGTGATCGGAGCGGCAATCGACGGGGAAGAGCCGCCAGCGGAGGCCGTCGAGACCGCGCGAGCAGCGAATCGGATCTCCGTCGGCGACATGGACACACCGACTGTGCCCCTGGCGACCGTCGGCGAACCGGTCGCGAACTGGTTCGTGCTCGTCCCCGTTCTCACCGATCGGCTCGAACGAGCCGCGGCGATGGTCGAGCGCGGCGCCGGACGAATGGAGCTGTACAGCCGCGACGACTCCGCGGCCGCGTTGTACGACGTGGCGGGCGCGCTCCAGGACACCGTCACGACGGTCAGGAACGTCGCCACGCGGACGCTGTGGGTCAACCCGCCCGACGGGTTGATCGACGCCGAGGACAGGCGGGTTCGCGAGTACGTGACCCGAACGATGAACGCTTACAACCCAGTCGCATGACGAGTGTCAATCTCACGCCGATCACGAAAGAAGAGCAGCCGACCTCCCACGTCACCGTGGGAAAGAGTAAAGTCGGGTCGCGGGCGGAGATCGCCCGCGTCCGCCACGCCGGCCGCGAGGCGTTCTTTCGAGTCGACACCGAGGAGGACGGCTTCGCGTCCACGATCAAGAACAAGGTCTATCTGAACAGTAACGTCGCGACGCTGTTCGGGGGGATCAACCGAACCAACGACTTCTACGTGGACACCGACGTGTCGCTCGGGAGCGTCAGAGCCTGCAAGCGCGCGACCATCTACGCCGAGGGAGTAAACGAGGAGGCGTTGACGTCGGCGCTCGCCGAGCGACAGTTCCTCTTGCACCCCATCCACGAGGTCGTCGATATCGGCGGCGAGCGCGTCGAGTTCGTCGTCGACGAACTGGAGCCGCGCGGGACGACCCTCCGCGTGGACGAGGACACCGAGTTTGTGTTCCTCGATGAGCCGCCGGCGAGCACGGGCCCGCCGGCGGGCGCCGGGGACGGGACCGACGCCGATGGAGCGCCCGGCGGCGACGGGTCCGGCGGGGCGGCGCCGCGGGCGACGAGGAGGAGGCCAACATCGACATCACCCCGCAGAACCCGACGACGAGCTTCGAGGAGGACGTCGCGGGACTCGAGGAGGTGAAGAACACCGCAGAGATGATGCTGTCGCTGTTCGAGCCCGACGTCCGCGACGAGGTCGTCGAGCGCTACGGGGAGGAGTTCGCCGACCGCGGCGGCGGCATGATGCTGTACGGCCCCCCCGGTTGCGGGAAGACGCTCGTCTCTGAGGCGATCGCCTACGAGGCGAAGCACAACACCGACATCGAGGACAGCTACGGCGAGGTTGTCTTCCTCGAGGTCCGCGGCAGCGACGTGGTCTCAAAGTACTCCGGCGAGTCCGAGAAGAACGTCCGCGCAGCCTTCGAACAGGCACACGAGGCGGCCGGCGACGGGTTCGCCGTCCTCTTTTTCGACGAGGTGGAGACGCTCATCCCGGACCGCTCGGACGACATCCAACGCCACGAGCGCGCGCTGACGAACGCGTTCCTGCAGGAGATGAACGACGTGGAGGACAACCTCCTCGTCATCGGCGCGACGAACATGCCGTTCAGCATCGACCCGGCGGCGACCCGTCGATTCCCGATCCAGCAGTTTATCCCCCAACCCGACGCGGCCGTGATGTCTGAGGTGTGGCGCACGTCGCTCGGGCGTATCAGCGAGGAACTTGGCGAGGAGGCCATCGCAGAACTTGGCGAGGCGTCGGTCGGATACACCCCCGCGGAGATCGCTGACCGCATACTCGGCTCGGAACTGCAGCGCGAACTCATCGAGAGCGTCATCGACGGCGACGCGATCACGCCAGACAAGGAGTACCTCATGGAGAAGCTCGAGGAGTCCGAGCCCAAGACCGTCCGGCAGTACGTCTCCTCGACGATGAAACAAGCCTCGGAGCTGGAAGGATACCCGGAGATGAAGCGCTACCTCGAGGAACAGGCTCAGCAGATCCGCGAGGAGAACGCCACGAGTGCGAACGCGGCCGCGACATCCGACGGCGCCGCAGGCGAAGAGGGATCGGCCGCGTCTGGGAGCGACACGGAGGCCGAGTAGCCGTGGGTGACGCGGGCTCGGACCCGGATGATTGGGGCAGTGCGTCCGCCGATCCGGAGTCGGACGAGTGGGGAGATCAATCAGACGGCGACTCGAGCGGGCCCGCAGACGCCGGGGCCGAGGGCGAGTCGAACGCGACTGCGCCGACAGACACAGCGGAGACAGCGGACGAACCGGCCGAGACAGAAGCAACGGAGTCGACGAGGGGATCGGGCGACGACGACACCACGCGCGACGTCAGCAATGAAGTCGGAGCGGACGCCGACGACCCTGAGGTTCCCGAGCGCTACGTTCAGGTGGACGCCTTCGACGTGGCGGAGGTCGCGGCCGCCGATGCCGGCGCCGGCGCCATCGCGGTCGCGACCGCAGACGGCAGGGTGTCGCTCATCACGTCAGGCGACCGTCGCCGCGTCGCGCGCAAGGACGGCGTGATCGACGTCGCCGTCGCCGACAGGGTGTACGTGCTCAGCGGTGCAGAACTGGAGGCGTTCTCGCACGCGGGGAGCCGAGTGTGGGGCGTCGACGTTCCGGACGGCCAGTCGGTCGACGCCGACCCCGACGACGACCGGGTGTACGTCCGGACCGGCGACGGAGAGTTCGTCGTCGTCGAAGGACGAACCGGCATCGAGGCCGGCCGGTTCGAGCAGCCCCACGCGGATGTCGCCGAATCTCCGGCTGTCGCGGCAGCCGACGGTCGCCTTGCGGTCGCCTCGTGGTCCTTCCTGACGGTGCTCGATTCGACGGGCGAACAACTCGACGAACAGACGCTATCGGGCGCGGTCACCGACGTCGGGTTGCTTCCCGGACGGGCGGTTGTCTCCTTGAAAGACGGCCAACTCGTCGGCTACGAGGGTGACGACTGCCTGTGGGAGATCGACGGGGACGTCTCCTGGCTGGCTGACGCCGGCGTCGCAGCGCTTGCGGCCCGTGTCGCCGGCAGCGACTTCGCGGTCGACGCCGACGGCAACCGCCACCCACTCGACGGAGTGAGCGGTACGCCGATCGCGGCGACGCCGTCGCTGGATCTGGTGTGTACGGTCGGCAGCGGGACGGCGACAGTGTACGCCGCCGTCGGCCGAGCCGACGAGTCGGTCACCGTGACCGTCGAATCGGAATCGCTTCGCCCCGCTGACCCGACGGTGGTGCTCGCGTTCACGAACGAGGGCGACCGCGCAGTCGAGGTCGATGCGACCGTCGACGCCGATGGCGCCAGCGTCGCTTCCTCGACCGTCTCAGCTACCATCGACGCCGGATCGACCCAGCGGCGGCGCGTCTCGTTGGGACCCTTGTCGGCCGACGAGGTGACCGTCACCGCCGCGGTCGGCGACGCGTCGACCGAGAAGGTCCTGGAGGTCCAAGAGGAAACGACTGCGCTGCACGTCGAATCGGTCCTCCACGGCGTCGAAGACGGCGTGCTGTCGGCGGCCATCGACGTGGAAAACGACGGGGATACGAGCGTAACTGGGGTGACCGTCGGCGAGACGACGGTCGGGACACTCGATCCGGGCGAGTCGGAACGGGTCCCGCTCGAACAGGACCTGCCGAGCGGCGCAGTGACGGTCCGGGCGGACGGCGTTGACCCGCTGGAGACCGAGACGACCGTTCCCGCGACCCCCACGGGGATCGACATCGAATCGGCGTCCAAGGGTTTCCTCTCGGTGACGTTGCACAACGACACGCCCGTCGCCGTCGACGATCAAGTCACTGTCGAGGGCGTCCCCGACGACGACGGGTCCTTCTCGATGCCGGTGTCGATCCAGGCGAACGGCGCCTACCGCCTCGCGCTCCCAGTCGCGTCCGCCGGCGAGCGCTCCGTTACCGTCGAAACGAGTGGTGGGCGCGTCTCAGAACGGCTCTCGCTGACTCGGTGTTCGCTGCTTCAGGACGACGCAGACCGAGGCGCCGCGAGTCGAGGGAGTTCCGGCGGCAGCGCCCACCGCGGAGCTGCCACGTCGCGGTCTCGATCGACTGCCGACCCGCAGTCCCACCGCGGCGACAGCGGGTCCGTCCCGGTGTCCATGGACCGGCAGTATCCGTCAGCCGACCCCGGCGAGGCGTCGTGTTCGAAGAGCGGTTGGTGGTGGCGAACGAATCGGCCGAGCCCGTCGAGTTCGAGCTCCGGACGGACGACGGCGCGTACGCACAGCGGCTGAAGGTCCGCGCGAACGGGCAGGCAGTCGGCACCAGATACCACGTGCCACTGGAGTCGACGCTGTCGCTCCCCCGGGTGGAACTCGATCACGGGGGACGAACCGTCTCAGTCCCCGCGACCGATCTTGCGGTCGAGGACGGCGAGTTGGTCGCGATGGTCACCTGGCAGCGGGCCGACGACGGCGACGGGGGTGAGCTCTCGGTGAACGTCGAGAGCGACGAGGGAACGTGGGAGGTAGAAGAGGCTGTCGTGGGCGGCGAGCCGTCTGCGCCCATCGATGCGAGGGTGTCTCCCGACTCGCCGGCACACGTCACGGTCGCGACCCCA from Halobaculum halobium carries:
- a CDS encoding ATP-binding protein, which codes for MKNTAEMMLSLFEPDVRDEVVERYGEEFADRGGGMMLYGPPGCGKTLVSEAIAYEAKHNTDIEDSYGEVVFLEVRGSDVVSKYSGESEKNVRAAFEQAHEAAGDGFAVLFFDEVETLIPDRSDDIQRHERALTNAFLQEMNDVEDNLLVIGATNMPFSIDPAATRRFPIQQFIPQPDAAVMSEVWRTSLGRISEELGEEAIAELGEASVGYTPAEIADRILGSELQRELIESVIDGDAITPDKEYLMEKLEESEPKTVRQYVSSTMKQASELEGYPEMKRYLEEQAQQIREENATSANAAATSDGAAGEEGSAASGSDTEAE